Proteins co-encoded in one Natrarchaeobius halalkaliphilus genomic window:
- a CDS encoding AI-2E family transporter, with the protein MGTNVGESPDRSRRYVLAGVVGLLGILTAAILLEVLGTILFALTVAYVLVPVQRWLVRRGLSEWIGALAATLLGFVSIVAVFSPILLTLYFRLDEVIGIVEELPAEIPITAFDVTYTVEVADVQRSAIDLLTDAAFSLASALPVLAIKFALFVILLFALVLKGDAAARAAVAPIPHEYRDIAYALGTRARETLYAIYVLQLATSVATFIIGYPLFWALGYDMALTLALIAAILQFVPIIGPSLLVVPIALYHVAAGELLAAVLVGVLGVALVAWFPDIAVRPRLARRSANLPGSLYFVGFTGGLFTLGPIGIVVGPLIVAVFVEAIDLLADEVNGDVDIASLLEADDERDLDATTDGDHSPTDVDSDTETTFEESGSRTAND; encoded by the coding sequence GTGGGAACGAACGTGGGCGAGAGCCCGGACCGGAGCCGTCGATACGTCCTCGCGGGAGTCGTCGGACTCCTCGGGATCCTCACGGCTGCGATCCTGCTGGAGGTTCTCGGGACGATCCTGTTCGCGCTGACCGTCGCGTACGTGCTCGTCCCGGTCCAGCGGTGGCTCGTTCGACGGGGCCTGTCGGAGTGGATCGGTGCTCTCGCAGCGACCCTCCTCGGATTCGTCAGCATCGTCGCGGTCTTCTCTCCGATCCTGCTCACGTTGTACTTTCGCCTCGACGAGGTCATCGGGATCGTCGAGGAGCTCCCGGCTGAGATCCCGATCACTGCGTTCGACGTGACCTACACCGTCGAAGTCGCTGACGTCCAGCGCTCTGCGATCGATCTCCTCACGGACGCTGCGTTCTCCCTTGCGTCGGCACTGCCCGTCCTCGCGATCAAGTTCGCCCTTTTCGTCATCCTGCTGTTCGCGCTGGTACTCAAAGGCGATGCCGCCGCACGGGCTGCGGTGGCTCCGATCCCGCACGAATACCGGGATATCGCCTACGCGCTGGGGACTCGAGCACGGGAGACGCTGTATGCGATATACGTGTTGCAACTCGCAACCTCCGTCGCGACGTTCATCATCGGCTACCCGTTGTTCTGGGCGCTCGGATACGACATGGCGTTGACGCTCGCGCTCATAGCCGCGATACTGCAGTTCGTTCCGATCATCGGACCCAGCCTGCTCGTCGTTCCGATCGCGCTCTATCACGTCGCCGCGGGTGAACTGCTCGCGGCGGTACTGGTCGGCGTTCTCGGGGTCGCTCTCGTCGCGTGGTTTCCCGACATCGCCGTTCGACCGCGACTCGCACGGCGTTCGGCTAACCTACCCGGAAGCCTCTACTTCGTCGGCTTTACGGGGGGACTGTTCACGCTCGGCCCGATCGGCATCGTCGTCGGCCCGCTCATCGTCGCGGTGTTCGTCGAAGCCATCGACTTGCTCGCAGACGAGGTCAACGGCGACGTCGACATCGCCTCCCTTCTCGAGGCCGACGACGAACGCGATCTCGACGCGACTACCGACGGCGATCACTCCCCGACAGACGTCGACTCCGATACCGAGACCACCTTCGAGGAGTCGGGCTCTCGGACGGCAAACGACTAA
- a CDS encoding thiamine ABC transporter substrate-binding protein has translation MRRRTFVRNVGGGSVVGLAGAGCLEREDEAPNGEEEVPPEEDDGTLRIATYSSMIDGENPAGEWLSEGFQEEFPDVEIDWVVPEAGIDHFIQRARLETEIGADVYLGLTISELIRVDDILERRLFETLERDRLERDGRVRDDLEFDDPLDRAIPFDSGYLSLVYDETVLTEPASFEDLTSAEYEDSLLVQDPRHSDPGRAFLLWTVAEYGESFDEYWRALRRNGVQMHEYWSTSYRENYLEGARPMIVSYSTDRVGANAADRDLDGHRIATPDDRGYEIREGGAIFESTDKTALAYEFLDFVLSSDAQAELAVRNAQYPAIEPDYLDLGSEFTAYARRPPETIRFSYDELRDGLNEWLAVWVDEWSDELDEDDPAADLEMNETVSDPPEANETASDSIDPNETMADSTDDDGGTESGG, from the coding sequence ATGAGGCGACGGACCTTCGTCCGCAATGTCGGTGGCGGCTCGGTAGTCGGTCTGGCCGGTGCCGGCTGTCTCGAGCGCGAGGACGAAGCGCCGAACGGAGAAGAAGAAGTTCCACCCGAAGAAGACGACGGAACGCTCCGAATCGCGACCTACTCGTCGATGATCGATGGCGAGAATCCGGCCGGAGAGTGGCTTTCTGAGGGGTTTCAAGAGGAGTTTCCCGACGTCGAAATCGACTGGGTGGTCCCCGAAGCGGGAATCGACCACTTCATCCAGCGCGCACGGCTCGAGACGGAGATCGGAGCCGACGTCTATCTCGGATTGACGATCAGTGAACTGATTCGCGTCGACGACATCCTCGAGAGAAGACTGTTCGAAACGCTCGAGCGGGACCGACTCGAGCGAGACGGTCGCGTCCGGGACGACCTCGAGTTCGACGACCCGCTCGACAGAGCCATTCCGTTCGATTCGGGCTATCTCAGCCTCGTCTACGACGAAACCGTGCTCACGGAACCGGCGTCGTTCGAGGATCTGACGTCGGCGGAGTACGAAGACAGCCTGCTCGTTCAAGACCCCCGACACTCGGATCCGGGACGGGCGTTTCTACTGTGGACCGTCGCGGAGTACGGCGAATCGTTCGACGAGTACTGGCGGGCCCTCCGAAGAAACGGCGTCCAGATGCACGAGTACTGGTCGACGTCCTACCGCGAGAACTACCTCGAGGGCGCACGGCCAATGATCGTCTCGTATTCGACGGATCGGGTCGGTGCGAACGCAGCCGACAGGGACCTCGACGGTCACCGGATCGCGACGCCAGACGACCGGGGCTACGAGATCAGAGAGGGCGGCGCAATCTTCGAAAGCACCGACAAAACCGCACTCGCGTACGAGTTTCTCGACTTCGTGCTCTCGAGCGATGCCCAGGCCGAACTCGCCGTACGGAACGCTCAGTACCCGGCGATCGAGCCAGATTATCTCGATCTCGGATCGGAGTTTACGGCCTATGCACGCCGACCGCCGGAGACCATCCGCTTTTCCTACGACGAGCTCAGAGACGGGTTGAACGAGTGGCTAGCCGTCTGGGTCGACGAGTGGAGCGACGAGCTAGACGAGGACGATCCGGCGGCCGACCTCGAAATGAACGAGACCGTCTCCGATCCGCCCGAAGCAAACGAGACAGCATCCGATTCGATCGATCCCAACGAAACCATGGCCGACTCGACCGACGACGATGGGGGGACGGAATCCGGTGGATAG